TCCAGTTTTGATATTTCGACAGATAGTTGTAAGTTTGCCGGATTTTTGACGGAAACGTACGACTATCTGTTGAAAATTTTTTTGAAGTTTAATGGCTTCAGGTTCAGCCGGATGGTCCGGTTTTGAATACCAAAGCCGCAATTGTAATTTTATGTACACAGATCCAATCGCGGATTTCCTGACTCGAATCAGGAACGCTGTGGCTGCCAACCACAAAGTGGTAGAGATCCCTGCTTCGAACATGAAGAAGGAAATTACCAAGATCTTGTTCGACCAAGGCTACATCCTTAGCTACAAATTCGAGCAAGACACCGTTCAAGGCACCATCAAGATTGCCCTTAAGTATGACAAGGAGACGAAAGAGCCTGTCATCAAGGACATCCAGAGAATTTCAAAACCAGGTCTTCGTAAGTATGCAGGCGCTACTAAGTTGCCACGTATCCTTAACGGTCTTGGCATCGCCATCGTTTCTACCTCAAAAGGTCTTATGACCAATAAGCAGGCGAAACAACTCAATGTAGGCGGTGAAGTAATTTGTTACGTATACTAAAACCACACACAATGTCAAGAATAGGTAAAAATCCAGTCGCGATTCCAGCCGGTGTAACAGTAGACGTTGCTAATGGTGTGGTAACAGTAAAAGGTAAACTTGGTCAACTGACACAGCCGTTCGCGGACGTAGAAGTGAAGATCGAGGACAATCAGGTGATCGTAACACGTTCGGCTGATGATAAAGAACAAAGATCGAAACACGGTCTTTACAGGGCGCTGATCAATAACATGATCGTGGGTGTCTCTGAAGGGTTCACAAAAGAACTCGAACTGGTCGGTGTCGGTTACCGTGCATCGAATACAGGTAACAAGCTTGATTTGGCGCTCGGTTTCTCACACAATATCGTACTCGAAATCGCTCCTGAAGTGAAATTGGAGACGGTATCTGAGAAAGGTAAGAATCCAATCGTAAAACTGACTTCCCACGACAAACAGCTTCTCGGAGCCGTTGCGGCGAAAATCCGTGGCTTCCGTAAGCCGGAGCCGTACAAAGGAAAAGGTGTCAAGTTCGTTGGTGAGGTATTGAGAAGAAAAGCAGGTAAATCAGCTTAATAAGTAAGAGTATGGCACTGACAAAAACTGAAAGAAAACAGAGAATCCAATTCCGTATCCGGAAGATCGTGAGCGGTACTGCCGCAAAACCGCGTCTTGCCGTTTTCAGGAGTAATAAAGAGATCTATGCTCAGCTGATCGATGACCTTAATGGTACGACCCTTCTCGCCGTTTCATCACGCGACAAAGGCTTCGACACCAAAGGAACCAAAATCGAGATTGCAAACGCTGTCGGCAAAGCCGTAGCGGAGAAAGCGTTGAAAGCCGGAATCGAGGCCGTTACCTTTGACAGGGGCGGTAACCTCTACCACGGACGTGTTAAATCATTGGCGGAAGGCGCACGCGAAGCCGGCCTTAAATTCTAAGCTCAAATGAAGAATAAAAGTATCGAATTAGTAAAACCGAGCGGACTCGAACTGAAAGACCGCCTTGTAGCTGTCAACCGCGTTACCAAAGTAACGAAAGGTGGACGTGCTTTCGGTTTCTCGGCCATCGTAGTCGTTGGTGACGAAAACGGTGTGGTAGGCCACGGTCTCGGAAAGTCGAAAGACGTATCCGAAGCCATTGCGAAAGCAGTGGAAGATGCCAAGAAAAACCTGGTCAAGATTCCGTTGAGCGGACAGTCTGTTCCACACGAACAGAAAGGCAAGTTCGGCGGTGCCCGTGTTTTCCTGATGCCTGCTTCACACGGTACCGGTGTTATCGCCGGTGGTGCGGTTCGTGCCGTACTCGAGTCAGTAGGTATCCACGACGTATTGTCAAAATCACAGGGATCTTCTAACCCACACAACGTGGTAAAAGCGACGTTCGACGCGCTGTTGCAAATGCGTAGCGCTGCTACCGTTGCCAAGCACCGTGGCGTTTCCCTGGAAAAAGTGTTTAAAGGTTAATAGCAGAAAAAATGGCAAAGCTTAAAGTAAAACAAGTAAGGAGTCAGATCAACTGCCCGCTTACGCAGAAGCGAGGCCTTGAAGCCCTCGGTTTGCGCCGTGTGGGTCAGGTCGTAGAGCATGAGTCAAATCCTGCTATCCTTGGGATGATCAAAAAAGTAAAACACCTGGTTTCCGTAGAGGAGTCCAAATAATACGGTATAGAGATGAATTTGAGTAATTTACAACCTGCTGCAGGTTCTACGCACAATCAGAACAAACGAGTAGGCCGTGGTGAAGGCTCCGGAAAAGGTGGTACTGCTGCACGCGGACACAAAGGAGCGAAGTCACGTTCGGGCTACTCTAAGAAGATTGGCTTCGAGGGTGGTCAGATGCCCCTTCAGCGCCGTGTGCCTAAATTCGGTTTCAAAAACATCAACCGTGTGGAATACCAAGGTGTGAACCTTGATACCCTCCAGAAACTGGTTGACAATGGTGTGGTGACCGATACCGTGGATTTCAACACGTTGATCGAGAACCGCCTGGCTACCAAGAATGAGGTCGTAAAGATCCTTGGCCGTGGTGAGCTGAAAGCGAAACTGAAAGTATCCGCACACAAATTCACAGCAACTGCAAAGGCGGCTATCGAGGCTGCAGGTGGAGAAGCTGTAGAACTATAACCCTTCTGTTAAGATGAAGAATTTTTTTGAATCAATACGCAATGTCTGGAAGATCGAGGAGCTGAAGAACCGTATCGTGCTCACGCTCGGCCTTCTGCTCGTGTATCGCTTCGGCGCTCACGTTCCGCTTCCGGGCATCGATACGACTCAATTAAGCGGCTTAACAGGACAAACGGAAAGTGGTATCGGATCGATTCTCGATATGTTTACGGGTGGTGCCTTCTCTAAGGCTTCCGTATTCGCACTCGGGATCATGCCTTATATCTCTGCATCCATCGTGGTGCAGTTGATGGGTATCGCCATCCCTTACCTGCAAAAACTCCAGAAGGACGGCG
This genomic interval from Flavobacterium sp. HJ-32-4 contains the following:
- the rpsH gene encoding 30S ribosomal protein S8 produces the protein MYTDPIADFLTRIRNAVAANHKVVEIPASNMKKEITKILFDQGYILSYKFEQDTVQGTIKIALKYDKETKEPVIKDIQRISKPGLRKYAGATKLPRILNGLGIAIVSTSKGLMTNKQAKQLNVGGEVICYVY
- the rplF gene encoding 50S ribosomal protein L6 is translated as MSRIGKNPVAIPAGVTVDVANGVVTVKGKLGQLTQPFADVEVKIEDNQVIVTRSADDKEQRSKHGLYRALINNMIVGVSEGFTKELELVGVGYRASNTGNKLDLALGFSHNIVLEIAPEVKLETVSEKGKNPIVKLTSHDKQLLGAVAAKIRGFRKPEPYKGKGVKFVGEVLRRKAGKSA
- the rplR gene encoding 50S ribosomal protein L18, encoding MALTKTERKQRIQFRIRKIVSGTAAKPRLAVFRSNKEIYAQLIDDLNGTTLLAVSSRDKGFDTKGTKIEIANAVGKAVAEKALKAGIEAVTFDRGGNLYHGRVKSLAEGAREAGLKF
- the rpsE gene encoding 30S ribosomal protein S5, which gives rise to MKNKSIELVKPSGLELKDRLVAVNRVTKVTKGGRAFGFSAIVVVGDENGVVGHGLGKSKDVSEAIAKAVEDAKKNLVKIPLSGQSVPHEQKGKFGGARVFLMPASHGTGVIAGGAVRAVLESVGIHDVLSKSQGSSNPHNVVKATFDALLQMRSAATVAKHRGVSLEKVFKG
- the rpmD gene encoding 50S ribosomal protein L30, with translation MAKLKVKQVRSQINCPLTQKRGLEALGLRRVGQVVEHESNPAILGMIKKVKHLVSVEESK
- the rplO gene encoding 50S ribosomal protein L15 yields the protein MNLSNLQPAAGSTHNQNKRVGRGEGSGKGGTAARGHKGAKSRSGYSKKIGFEGGQMPLQRRVPKFGFKNINRVEYQGVNLDTLQKLVDNGVVTDTVDFNTLIENRLATKNEVVKILGRGELKAKLKVSAHKFTATAKAAIEAAGGEAVEL